One region of Anaeromyxobacter paludicola genomic DNA includes:
- a CDS encoding DUF3047 domain-containing protein, whose amino-acid sequence MKPLLARAAAAAATLVLLAAADPAPTPTATPAVPPPPPFLNEEKLPLTDFRVVERDSGPVMYYQVTGPPDDRHIHAEYKPPLETVTLGLQLPDRLHQKATKLRWRWRALAVPEKGNECDAGRGDSAACVYVVWKSGLKYYVIKYVWAGTGRRGRSCQQKRNLFAAQDAVVRESGRPLGEWITEEVDLKAAFRSHFLGGDPKGDVPDLVGIGLLTDGDQTHSPSVADYAGFSILY is encoded by the coding sequence GTGAAACCACTCCTCGCCCGCGCCGCGGCGGCCGCCGCGACGCTCGTGCTCCTCGCCGCCGCCGATCCCGCCCCCACGCCCACGGCCACCCCGGCGGTCCCGCCCCCTCCCCCGTTCCTGAACGAGGAGAAGCTCCCGCTCACCGACTTCCGCGTGGTGGAGCGGGACTCCGGCCCGGTCATGTACTACCAGGTGACCGGACCGCCGGACGATCGCCACATCCACGCGGAGTACAAGCCGCCGCTCGAGACGGTGACGCTCGGGCTCCAGCTCCCCGACCGGCTCCACCAGAAGGCGACGAAGCTGCGCTGGCGCTGGCGGGCCCTCGCCGTCCCCGAGAAGGGGAACGAGTGCGACGCCGGGCGCGGCGACTCGGCCGCCTGCGTCTACGTGGTCTGGAAGTCGGGCCTCAAGTACTACGTCATCAAGTACGTCTGGGCCGGGACCGGCCGGCGCGGCCGCTCCTGCCAGCAGAAGCGGAACCTCTTCGCCGCCCAGGACGCGGTGGTGCGCGAGTCCGGACGCCCCCTCGGCGAGTGGATCACCGAGGAGGTGGACCTCAAGGCCGCCTTCCGGTCCCACTTCCTCGGCGGCGACCCCAAGGGAGACGTCCCCGACCTCGTCGGCATCGGCCTCCTCACCGACGGCGACCAGACCCACAGCCCGAGCGTCGCCGACTACGCCGGCTTCTCCATCCTCTACTGA
- a CDS encoding cellulase family glycosylhydrolase — translation MNRRLELRVPAPPGLDAGAVQVEVTEPGGRTYALPAFQAGGELLARVRPRAAGPHRYRLVAAPPGGPPRALAEGTFDVAGGGAPGPVGRSPADPHALARADGRDFVPLGENRFNVYDPSWQGGASAASYVAAMAAHGMNTLRVFVFTGCPRAPPRDPQPGCLEPALGSFDEAAARDYDRIFEAAEASGVQVILSVFAVGFTPGDAWKGWEDNPYSAARGGPAATPRDFFDDPRARALAARRLRYVAARWGYSTSLLAVDLLNEPEWDGAIPEDAWIPWAHAMGETWRRLDPYGHLVTAGPVGLHWNVQRDERAWWADPVDDVVQWHRYGKDVYEVHALERALCDTVEDTRRYERPVLVGEFAYGGEPKPAYDHTHVGIWSAVFCGAGVLAHSAPPFNEDSDEPMTPERGRHFRALADFLAALGERAPLLPAAAEAEAPPGLRAHAVARGARRALWLLAPAKGYGEPVRGARVRLPLPEGRWRVRWVDDLTGAELGREEVRAAGGPALLRPPPFRRHAAAVLERDPL, via the coding sequence GTGAACCGCCGGCTGGAGCTGCGGGTCCCGGCGCCGCCCGGCCTGGACGCGGGCGCGGTCCAGGTCGAGGTGACCGAGCCCGGCGGGCGGACCTACGCGCTGCCGGCGTTCCAGGCGGGCGGCGAGCTCCTCGCCCGGGTGCGGCCGCGCGCGGCCGGGCCGCACCGCTACCGGCTGGTGGCGGCGCCGCCCGGCGGACCGCCCCGGGCGCTCGCGGAGGGCACCTTCGACGTAGCCGGCGGGGGGGCCCCGGGGCCGGTGGGGCGCAGCCCGGCCGACCCGCACGCCCTCGCCCGGGCCGACGGCCGCGACTTCGTCCCGCTGGGCGAGAACCGGTTCAACGTCTACGATCCGTCGTGGCAGGGGGGCGCGAGCGCGGCCAGCTACGTCGCGGCCATGGCGGCGCACGGCATGAACACGCTGCGGGTGTTCGTCTTCACCGGCTGCCCCCGCGCGCCGCCGCGCGACCCGCAGCCCGGCTGCCTCGAGCCCGCGCTCGGGTCCTTCGACGAGGCGGCCGCGCGCGACTACGACCGGATCTTCGAGGCGGCGGAGGCGAGCGGCGTGCAGGTGATCCTCTCCGTCTTCGCGGTCGGCTTCACGCCGGGCGACGCCTGGAAGGGCTGGGAGGACAACCCCTACAGCGCCGCCCGCGGCGGCCCGGCCGCCACCCCGCGCGACTTCTTCGACGACCCCCGGGCGCGCGCGCTGGCGGCCCGCCGGCTCCGCTACGTCGCGGCGCGCTGGGGCTACTCGACCTCGCTCCTCGCGGTGGACCTCCTCAACGAGCCGGAGTGGGACGGCGCCATCCCGGAGGACGCCTGGATCCCCTGGGCGCACGCCATGGGCGAGACCTGGCGGCGCCTCGATCCCTACGGACACCTCGTCACCGCGGGGCCGGTGGGGCTCCACTGGAACGTGCAGCGGGACGAGCGCGCCTGGTGGGCCGACCCGGTGGACGACGTCGTGCAGTGGCACCGGTACGGCAAGGACGTCTACGAGGTGCACGCGCTCGAGCGGGCGCTCTGCGACACCGTCGAGGACACCCGCCGCTACGAGCGGCCGGTGCTGGTGGGCGAGTTCGCCTACGGGGGCGAGCCCAAGCCGGCCTACGACCACACCCACGTCGGCATCTGGAGCGCCGTCTTCTGCGGGGCGGGGGTGCTCGCCCACAGCGCGCCACCCTTCAACGAAGATTCGGACGAGCCGATGACGCCCGAGCGCGGCCGCCACTTCCGCGCCCTCGCCGACTTCCTCGCCGCGCTCGGCGAGCGCGCCCCGCTGCTCCCGGCGGCGGCCGAGGCCGAGGCGCCGCCCGGGCTGCGCGCCCACGCGGTGGCCCGCGGCGCGCGGCGGGCGCTCTGGCTCCTCGCGCCGGCGAAAGGGTACGGCGAGCCGGTGCGGGGCGCGCGCGTGCGGCTGCCCCTGCCCGAAGGCCGCTGGCGGGTGCGCTGGGTGGACGACCTCACCGGCGCCGAGCTCGGGCGGGAGGAGGTCCGCGCCGCCGGCGGCCCCGCCCTGCTCCGCCCCCCGCCGTTCCGGCGACACGCCGCCGCCGTCCTGGAGCGCGACCCCCTATAA
- the bcsA gene encoding UDP-forming cellulose synthase catalytic subunit yields MNRPEAAGAARPALPRLAGPGRAARAGVRLALAAAGAGLLALVVVTPLDLRSQASLALATFALGLAAARSASPAFLVVLSTAATARYFWWRVTSTVALEPSLDGVLGLVLLAAELYAGAMLLLAYGQSIAPLPRAPAPLPPDRSRWPTVDVFIPTYDEPLEVVRGTVLAARALDWPRGRLRVHLLDDGRRPAFRAFAAEAGVAYLTRDENAHAKAGNLNHALALTSGELVAVFDCDHVPARSFLADTAGGFLEDPGLALVQTPHEFYSPDPFTRNLGLPASVPAEHELFYGVIQRGLDTWNASFFCGSCALLRRAALADVGGIAVETVTEDAHTALKMHRRGWRSAYLDLPRAAGLSTESLSAHVGQRIRWARGMAQLFRIDNPLLGPGLRPGQRLSYLAAMLHFFSGVPRLVFLTVPLAYLLFGRHVFNALPLAALAYGLPHLVHSTAASARLHGRFRHSFWSEVYETALACYLAVPTTVALLAPAAGRFNVTAKGGRIEAPYFDAAIAWPYLALAGLNGAALVAGGWRLWTSAGDWDALAINLAWVLHNLVVLAACLGAACERRQVRASPRVPARLPAVLSVAGHAPVACEAVDLSRGGLRLEMPWRAGGLPARARAAVALAAPDGALPGPPLPAFVVADEGAWVRLRFAPLDLARESELVRAMFSRPEPWLDVRRALRPERPIATLARIAARGAAGVGRMLSLTARAALRPTPTPLAAGSRT; encoded by the coding sequence GTGAATCGACCCGAGGCCGCCGGCGCGGCCCGGCCTGCGCTCCCGCGCCTCGCCGGCCCAGGGCGGGCGGCGCGGGCGGGTGTCCGGCTGGCGCTCGCGGCGGCCGGCGCCGGGCTGCTCGCGCTGGTGGTGGTGACCCCGCTCGACCTCCGCTCCCAGGCCTCGCTCGCGCTCGCCACCTTCGCGCTCGGCCTCGCCGCCGCGAGGAGCGCCTCGCCCGCCTTCCTGGTGGTCCTCTCGACCGCGGCGACCGCGCGCTACTTCTGGTGGCGGGTGACGAGCACCGTCGCGCTCGAGCCGAGCCTCGACGGCGTGCTCGGGCTCGTGCTGCTCGCGGCCGAGCTCTACGCCGGGGCGATGCTCCTGCTCGCCTACGGGCAGTCGATCGCGCCGCTCCCGCGGGCGCCGGCGCCGCTCCCGCCGGATCGCTCCCGCTGGCCGACGGTGGACGTCTTCATCCCCACCTACGACGAGCCGCTCGAGGTGGTCCGCGGCACGGTGCTCGCCGCCCGCGCCCTCGACTGGCCGCGCGGGCGCCTCCGGGTCCACCTCCTCGACGACGGGCGCCGCCCCGCGTTCCGGGCCTTCGCCGCCGAGGCCGGGGTCGCCTACCTGACCCGCGACGAAAACGCCCACGCCAAGGCCGGCAACCTGAATCACGCGCTCGCGCTCACCTCGGGCGAGCTCGTGGCCGTGTTCGACTGCGACCACGTCCCGGCGCGCTCGTTCCTGGCGGACACCGCCGGCGGCTTCCTCGAGGACCCCGGGCTCGCGCTGGTGCAGACGCCGCACGAGTTCTACTCGCCGGATCCGTTCACCCGGAACCTCGGGTTGCCGGCGAGCGTGCCGGCCGAGCACGAGCTCTTCTACGGCGTCATCCAGCGCGGCCTCGACACCTGGAACGCCAGCTTCTTCTGCGGCTCCTGCGCGCTGCTGCGGCGGGCCGCCCTCGCCGACGTGGGCGGCATCGCCGTCGAGACCGTCACCGAGGACGCGCACACCGCGCTCAAGATGCACCGGCGCGGCTGGCGCAGCGCCTACCTCGACCTCCCGCGGGCCGCGGGGCTCTCCACCGAGAGCCTGTCGGCGCACGTCGGGCAGCGGATCCGCTGGGCGCGCGGCATGGCGCAGCTCTTCCGGATCGACAACCCGCTCCTCGGCCCCGGGCTGCGCCCCGGCCAGCGGCTCTCGTACCTCGCCGCCATGCTGCACTTCTTCTCCGGCGTCCCCCGGCTGGTGTTCCTCACCGTGCCGCTCGCCTACCTCCTCTTCGGCCGGCACGTGTTCAACGCGCTGCCGCTCGCGGCGCTGGCCTACGGCCTGCCCCACCTCGTCCACTCGACCGCCGCCAGCGCCCGGCTCCACGGCCGCTTCCGCCACTCCTTCTGGTCCGAGGTCTACGAGACCGCGCTCGCCTGCTACCTCGCCGTGCCGACCACGGTGGCGCTCCTCGCGCCCGCCGCCGGCCGCTTCAACGTGACCGCCAAGGGCGGCCGGATCGAGGCGCCCTACTTCGACGCCGCCATCGCCTGGCCCTACCTCGCGCTCGCCGGGCTGAACGGCGCGGCCCTCGTCGCCGGCGGCTGGCGGCTCTGGACCTCCGCCGGGGACTGGGACGCGCTCGCCATCAACCTGGCCTGGGTCCTCCACAACCTCGTGGTCCTCGCCGCCTGCCTGGGGGCCGCGTGCGAGCGCCGCCAGGTGCGGGCGAGCCCGCGCGTGCCGGCGCGGCTGCCGGCGGTGCTCTCCGTCGCGGGGCACGCCCCCGTGGCGTGCGAGGCGGTGGACCTCTCGCGCGGCGGGCTCCGGCTCGAGATGCCGTGGCGGGCCGGCGGGCTCCCCGCCCGCGCCCGCGCCGCGGTGGCGCTCGCCGCGCCCGACGGCGCGCTACCCGGGCCGCCGCTGCCGGCGTTCGTGGTGGCGGACGAGGGGGCCTGGGTGCGCCTGCGCTTCGCCCCGCTCGACCTCGCCCGCGAGTCGGAGCTGGTCCGGGCCATGTTCTCCCGCCCCGAGCCCTGGCTCGACGTCCGGCGCGCGCTGCGGCCCGAGCGGCCCATCGCCACGCTGGCCCGGATCGCCGCCCGCGGCGCGGCCGGGGTGGGGCGGATGCTCTCGCTCACCGCGCGGGCCGCGCTCCGGCCCACCCCCACGCCGCTCGCGGCCGGGAGCCGCACGTGA
- a CDS encoding metal-dependent hydrolase yields the protein MKHLAALALAAALAAPPALAQESSGKTELTWYGHAAFTVRTPKGFVLAIDPWLSNPADPVKDAAAKLGKVDAVLVTHGHSDHVGDAVAIGRRTHAKLVASFELARQLALAGYPEEQAGMATSGNMGGTIVLSDEVSVTIVPAVHSSGFSPDGKSAAVYGGNPVGFVIRVKGGPTLYHTGDTDVFGDMKLVGARWPVDVMLACIGGHFTMDPEGAATAAGLVGAKAIVPMHFGTFPILEGTPAALEKAIAAQGGQTKVLVMKPGETRRL from the coding sequence ATGAAGCACCTCGCCGCCCTCGCGCTCGCCGCCGCCCTCGCCGCGCCCCCCGCGCTCGCCCAGGAGTCGTCCGGCAAGACGGAGCTCACCTGGTACGGCCACGCCGCCTTCACCGTCCGCACGCCCAAGGGCTTCGTCCTCGCCATCGACCCCTGGCTCTCGAACCCGGCCGACCCGGTCAAGGACGCGGCGGCGAAGCTCGGCAAGGTGGACGCCGTGCTCGTCACCCACGGTCACTCGGACCACGTCGGCGACGCGGTCGCCATCGGCCGCCGCACGCACGCGAAGCTGGTCGCGAGCTTCGAGCTCGCGAGGCAGCTCGCCCTGGCCGGCTACCCGGAGGAGCAGGCCGGGATGGCCACGAGCGGGAACATGGGCGGGACCATCGTCCTCTCCGACGAGGTCTCGGTGACCATCGTCCCGGCGGTCCACAGCTCCGGCTTCTCGCCCGACGGGAAGAGCGCGGCGGTGTACGGCGGGAACCCGGTCGGCTTCGTCATCCGGGTGAAGGGCGGCCCGACGCTCTACCACACCGGCGACACCGACGTGTTCGGCGACATGAAGCTCGTCGGGGCGCGCTGGCCGGTGGACGTGATGCTCGCCTGCATCGGCGGCCACTTCACGATGGACCCGGAGGGCGCCGCCACCGCGGCCGGGCTCGTGGGCGCGAAGGCGATCGTGCCCATGCACTTCGGCACCTTCCCCATCCTCGAGGGCACCCCGGCCGCGCTCGAGAAGGCCATCGCCGCCCAGGGCGGGCAGACGAAGGTCCTCGTGATGAAGCCGGGCGAGACGCGGAGGCTCTAG
- a CDS encoding fatty acid desaturase produces MDDGSSCFHRVTYREPHHERTRRLLAAHPEARALCGHAPVSALFVLGLVAAQLALAVALRGAPWWLLLGAAWALGAVADHGLWVLIHDCTHDLVFRRPGPNRWLAILANLPILFPAAISFRKYHLLHHAYQGAEDLDADLPSPLEVRLVGSCAWRKALWLLLFFVAQTSRIPRLRRVPFFDRWYAVNLAVQVAFAAAVLLALGPWALAYLFASSVFAVGLHPVGARWIQEHYLTFPGGQETFSYYGPMNLLAFNVGYHNEHHDLMKVPWFRLPALKRLAPELYEPLHAHRSWTRLLLRFIFDPSLSLGSRITRAPAPAAADSEAAAAPVPG; encoded by the coding sequence ATGGACGACGGATCGAGCTGCTTCCACCGCGTGACGTATCGCGAGCCGCACCACGAGCGGACGCGCCGGCTGCTGGCGGCGCACCCGGAGGCGCGCGCGCTCTGCGGCCACGCGCCGGTCTCGGCGCTGTTCGTGCTCGGCCTGGTCGCCGCCCAGCTGGCGCTCGCCGTCGCCCTGCGCGGCGCCCCCTGGTGGCTCCTCCTCGGCGCGGCCTGGGCGCTCGGCGCGGTGGCCGACCACGGGCTCTGGGTGCTCATCCACGACTGCACCCACGACCTCGTCTTCCGGCGCCCGGGCCCGAACCGCTGGCTCGCCATCCTCGCGAACCTCCCCATCCTCTTCCCGGCCGCCATCTCCTTCCGCAAGTACCACCTGCTCCACCACGCCTACCAGGGCGCCGAGGACCTCGACGCCGACCTCCCGAGCCCGCTCGAGGTGCGGCTGGTGGGGAGCTGCGCGTGGCGCAAGGCGCTCTGGCTCCTCCTCTTCTTCGTGGCCCAGACGTCGCGCATCCCGCGGCTGCGCCGCGTGCCCTTCTTCGACCGGTGGTACGCGGTCAACCTCGCCGTCCAGGTGGCCTTCGCGGCGGCGGTCCTCCTGGCGCTCGGGCCGTGGGCGCTCGCCTACCTCTTCGCGAGCAGCGTCTTCGCGGTGGGGCTGCACCCGGTGGGCGCGCGCTGGATCCAGGAGCACTACCTCACCTTCCCGGGCGGCCAGGAGACCTTCTCCTACTACGGGCCGATGAACCTCCTCGCCTTCAACGTGGGCTATCACAACGAGCACCACGACCTCATGAAGGTGCCCTGGTTCCGGCTCCCGGCGCTGAAGCGGCTCGCCCCGGAGCTCTACGAGCCGCTCCACGCGCACCGCTCCTGGACCCGCCTGCTGCTCCGCTTCATCTTCGACCCGAGCCTGTCGCTCGGGAGCCGCATCACCCGCGCGCCCGCCCCCGCGGCGGCCGATTCCGAAGCGGCGGCGGCGCCGGTGCCCGGTTAG
- a CDS encoding sterol desaturase family protein, which translates to MLWLAPREPVERPRTGSPRMFRVDFIERHLSRVRPWQVAVVWAPFTLWLLWRAARDPLVSSGAAASLALLGLAAWTLLEYALHRFVFHAGFGGGALGRDVHFLIHGVHHDYPHDPDRLVMPPLVAAVLAVLIGWPLHAAVGAHAFAPLFGGLVAGYLWYDLTHYWAHHGRARTALGRKLKRWHLQHHFLDNGERYGVTTPFWDYVFGTAPREPAPGAVSAGRAR; encoded by the coding sequence ATGCTCTGGCTGGCGCCGCGCGAGCCCGTCGAACGACCCCGCACCGGCAGCCCCCGGATGTTCCGGGTGGACTTCATCGAGCGCCACCTGTCGCGGGTGCGGCCGTGGCAGGTGGCGGTGGTCTGGGCGCCGTTCACGCTCTGGCTGCTCTGGCGCGCGGCGCGCGATCCGCTCGTCTCCAGCGGCGCGGCCGCCTCGCTGGCGCTCCTCGGGCTCGCGGCGTGGACGCTCCTCGAGTACGCGCTCCACCGCTTCGTCTTCCACGCCGGCTTCGGGGGAGGCGCGCTCGGGCGCGACGTGCACTTCCTCATCCACGGCGTGCACCACGACTACCCGCACGACCCCGACCGGCTGGTGATGCCGCCGCTGGTCGCGGCCGTGCTCGCGGTGCTCATCGGCTGGCCGCTCCACGCCGCCGTGGGCGCGCACGCCTTCGCGCCGCTCTTCGGGGGGCTCGTGGCGGGGTACCTCTGGTACGACCTCACCCACTACTGGGCGCACCACGGCCGCGCCCGCACCGCCCTCGGCCGCAAGCTGAAGCGCTGGCACCTGCAGCACCACTTCCTCGACAACGGCGAGCGGTACGGGGTGACGACGCCGTTCTGGGACTACGTGTTCGGCACCGCGCCGCGCGAGCCCGCCCCGGGGGCGGTGAGCGCCGGCCGGGCGCGGTGA
- a CDS encoding cellulose biosynthesis cyclic di-GMP-binding regulatory protein BcsB: protein MTTAAPHRFRSPGARRRALAALAGALAACAAAAQQRAEPPRPIVRTVRSVRPAEAQPPPRAGRLDLSFATRADEDPAGARITVAFAASPGPGAEPPRALEVVVDDERLGLVPVEPGAVRTLTAEAGRLAARNGLSLRLLDGAGRPMARRSAWDAVASVEVALESVPAPLPDDLALLPVPFIDRAFDRAAVVPLALPAPATAARIRAAALVASWMALDAPLAVSVEAQVGRIPDGRAVVLLDDPGQARALGLDPLDGPAVRMADHPGHPGSNAKLLVVGGRTPAELARAAEALAARPPRLVGREAHLAPAPPAPPAAPYSAPWWLPAGRAVPFRDFPLGGTPAHDGATSATLPVRFRLPPDLAVWPADAVEVDLGWQERVPEGTAPPRLDLELNGFYVAALPPPDGPGPATRWTRLRIPRQQLRGYNELLLHVKYPEPSGDAPAAGARVAVSGDSVLHLEGLRHFAALPDVATFAYDGYPFTRVPDLGETAVVLPARPGAPELSAALTLAAGLAQVTGRAGTRATYVAGDPGDAALAGKDLLLVGAAGEHELAARWAGRWPVELGEGAPRLRPARARRALLELTGGLGPILDRRRARAVLAGGGALGAIMGIESPASAGRCAVRVTGRPLPPWRDFLGYAEGREPSGNDLLLLSGGRRFMFRLGPGFTAGRLGPVDRVRWFFAGHWLLLTPILLAGGWLLSAELRRLLSERMQARLAPGGGRP, encoded by the coding sequence GTGACGACCGCCGCGCCCCACCGGTTCCGGAGCCCCGGCGCCCGGCGGCGCGCCCTGGCGGCGCTGGCGGGCGCGCTCGCGGCCTGCGCGGCGGCGGCGCAGCAGCGGGCCGAGCCGCCGCGCCCGATCGTCCGCACCGTGCGCTCGGTCCGTCCCGCCGAGGCCCAGCCGCCCCCGCGCGCGGGGCGCCTCGACCTCTCCTTCGCCACCCGCGCCGACGAGGATCCCGCCGGCGCGCGGATCACGGTCGCCTTCGCCGCGTCGCCCGGGCCCGGGGCGGAGCCGCCGCGCGCCCTGGAAGTGGTGGTCGACGACGAGCGGCTGGGGCTCGTGCCGGTCGAGCCCGGGGCGGTCCGGACGCTCACCGCCGAGGCCGGCCGGCTGGCGGCCCGCAACGGGCTCTCGCTGCGGCTCCTCGACGGCGCGGGGCGTCCCATGGCGCGGCGGAGCGCCTGGGACGCGGTCGCCTCGGTCGAGGTGGCGCTCGAGTCGGTCCCGGCGCCGCTCCCGGACGACCTCGCGCTCCTGCCGGTCCCCTTCATCGACCGCGCCTTCGACCGCGCGGCGGTGGTCCCGCTCGCGCTCCCGGCCCCGGCCACCGCGGCGCGGATCCGGGCGGCGGCGCTGGTCGCGAGCTGGATGGCGCTCGACGCGCCCCTCGCGGTGAGCGTCGAGGCGCAGGTGGGCCGGATCCCGGACGGCCGCGCGGTGGTCCTCCTCGACGACCCCGGGCAGGCGCGTGCGCTCGGGCTCGACCCGCTCGACGGCCCCGCCGTCCGCATGGCCGACCACCCCGGCCACCCCGGCTCGAACGCGAAGCTCCTGGTGGTCGGCGGCCGCACGCCGGCGGAGCTGGCGCGGGCCGCGGAGGCGCTCGCCGCGCGCCCGCCGCGGCTCGTCGGCCGCGAGGCCCACCTCGCCCCCGCGCCCCCCGCCCCCCCGGCCGCGCCGTACTCCGCCCCCTGGTGGCTCCCCGCCGGCCGCGCCGTGCCGTTCCGCGACTTCCCGCTCGGCGGCACGCCGGCGCACGACGGCGCCACCTCGGCCACGCTCCCGGTCCGGTTCCGCCTCCCGCCGGACCTGGCGGTCTGGCCGGCAGACGCGGTCGAGGTGGACCTGGGCTGGCAGGAGCGGGTGCCGGAGGGGACCGCCCCGCCGCGGCTCGACCTCGAGCTCAACGGCTTCTACGTCGCCGCGCTCCCGCCGCCGGACGGCCCGGGGCCGGCGACCCGCTGGACGCGGCTGCGGATCCCCCGCCAGCAGCTGCGCGGCTACAACGAGCTCCTGCTGCACGTGAAGTACCCCGAGCCGTCCGGCGACGCCCCGGCCGCGGGCGCGCGGGTCGCCGTCTCCGGCGACTCGGTCCTCCACCTCGAGGGGCTGCGCCACTTCGCCGCCCTGCCCGACGTCGCGACCTTCGCCTACGACGGCTACCCGTTCACGCGGGTCCCCGACCTGGGCGAGACGGCGGTGGTCCTGCCGGCGCGGCCCGGCGCGCCCGAGCTCTCGGCGGCGCTCACCCTCGCGGCCGGGCTCGCGCAGGTGACGGGGCGCGCCGGGACCCGCGCCACCTACGTCGCCGGCGACCCCGGCGACGCCGCGCTCGCCGGGAAGGACCTGCTCCTCGTGGGCGCCGCCGGGGAGCACGAGCTCGCGGCGCGCTGGGCCGGACGGTGGCCGGTCGAGCTCGGCGAGGGCGCCCCGCGGCTCCGCCCGGCCCGCGCGCGCCGCGCGCTCCTCGAGCTCACGGGAGGGCTCGGCCCGATCCTCGACCGGCGCCGCGCCCGGGCGGTCCTCGCCGGCGGCGGCGCGCTCGGGGCGATCATGGGCATCGAGTCGCCGGCCTCGGCCGGGCGCTGCGCGGTGCGGGTGACCGGACGTCCGCTCCCGCCCTGGCGCGACTTCCTGGGCTACGCGGAGGGGCGCGAGCCGTCCGGGAACGACCTCCTCCTCCTCTCGGGCGGGCGCCGCTTCATGTTCCGCCTCGGCCCCGGCTTCACCGCCGGCCGGCTCGGCCCCGTCGATCGCGTGCGCTGGTTCTTCGCCGGCCACTGGCTCCTCCTCACCCCGATCCTGCTGGCCGGGGGGTGGCTGCTCTCGGCCGAGCTGCGGCGGCTCCTCTCGGAGCGGATGCAGGCGCGGCTCGCCCCCGGGGGAGGCCGGCCGTGA
- a CDS encoding sigma-54-dependent transcriptional regulator → MTPGQQTILVVDDEKNIRRTLRMVLEAEGYQVAEAESAEDALKLLEAEPCDLGVFDIRLPGMDGLALLQRARELWRDLPVIVISGHAETPDVVEAMKRGAADFFSKPVDRDRVLVSVRNALARRGLEERVRDLSARERRFGDEMLGESPALQRLRAEIAKVAPTSGRVLILGESGTGKELIAQELHRLSKRAQGPFVKVNCAAIPGELIESELFGHEKGSFSGAGARRRGQFEVAHGGTLFLDEVGDMSPSAQAKVLRALQTGEITRVGGERALTVDVRVIAATNKDLEEEVRQGTFREDLYFRLAVVPLTAPPLRDRLEDVPLLAERFLTLALRENGLRPKPVDPAVYERLRQHRWPGNVRELRNLCERIAIMSGDRIGPDDVPEPSRRAPAAPPPGASDLSSYGEVGLRELRDLVERDYILKKLEEHDWNITQAAQALGVERTNLHKKIRQHGLARGARGERAEEPQD, encoded by the coding sequence ATGACCCCGGGCCAGCAGACCATCCTCGTCGTGGACGACGAGAAGAACATCCGCCGCACGCTGCGCATGGTCCTCGAGGCCGAGGGCTACCAGGTGGCGGAGGCGGAGAGCGCCGAGGACGCGCTCAAGCTCCTCGAGGCCGAGCCGTGCGACCTCGGGGTCTTCGACATCCGGCTGCCCGGGATGGACGGGCTCGCCCTGCTCCAGCGGGCGCGGGAGCTCTGGCGCGACCTGCCGGTGATCGTCATCTCCGGCCACGCCGAGACGCCCGACGTGGTGGAGGCGATGAAGCGCGGGGCGGCCGACTTCTTCTCGAAGCCGGTGGACCGGGACCGGGTCCTCGTGAGCGTGCGCAACGCCCTCGCCCGGCGCGGCCTGGAGGAGCGCGTCCGCGACCTCTCCGCCCGCGAGCGGCGCTTCGGCGACGAGATGCTGGGCGAGAGCCCGGCCCTGCAGCGGCTCCGGGCGGAGATCGCGAAGGTGGCGCCCACCAGCGGGCGGGTGCTCATCCTCGGGGAGTCGGGCACCGGCAAGGAGCTCATCGCCCAGGAGCTGCACCGGCTCTCGAAGCGGGCGCAGGGGCCGTTCGTGAAGGTGAACTGCGCCGCCATCCCCGGCGAGCTCATCGAGAGCGAGCTCTTCGGCCACGAGAAGGGCAGCTTCTCCGGCGCCGGGGCGCGCCGCCGCGGCCAGTTCGAGGTGGCGCACGGCGGCACGCTCTTCCTCGACGAGGTGGGCGACATGAGCCCCTCGGCCCAGGCCAAGGTGCTGCGGGCCCTGCAGACCGGCGAGATCACGCGCGTCGGCGGCGAGCGCGCGCTCACCGTGGACGTCCGGGTGATCGCGGCCACCAACAAGGATCTCGAGGAGGAGGTGCGCCAGGGCACCTTCCGCGAGGACCTCTACTTCCGGCTCGCCGTCGTGCCCCTCACCGCGCCGCCGCTCCGCGACCGCCTCGAGGACGTGCCGCTCCTGGCCGAGCGGTTCCTCACCCTCGCCCTGCGCGAGAACGGGCTGCGCCCCAAGCCGGTGGACCCGGCGGTGTACGAGCGGCTCCGGCAGCACCGCTGGCCGGGCAACGTGCGCGAGCTGCGCAACCTCTGCGAGCGGATCGCCATCATGTCCGGCGACCGGATCGGCCCGGACGACGTGCCCGAGCCGAGCCGCCGCGCGCCGGCCGCCCCGCCCCCCGGCGCCTCCGACCTCTCGTCCTACGGCGAGGTGGGGCTGCGGGAGCTGCGCGACCTCGTCGAGCGCGACTACATCCTCAAGAAGCTCGAGGAGCACGACTGGAACATCACCCAGGCCGCGCAGGCGCTCGGGGTGGAGCGGACCAACCTCCACAAGAAGATCCGCCAGCACGGCCTCGCCCGTGGCGCCCGCGGCGAGCGCGCGGAGGAGCCGCAGGACTGA